In Cicer arietinum cultivar CDC Frontier isolate Library 1 chromosome 7, Cicar.CDCFrontier_v2.0, whole genome shotgun sequence, a single window of DNA contains:
- the LOC101511857 gene encoding protein GRAVITROPIC IN THE LIGHT 1-like — translation MESVKPSAVTPRKSKLARTFSKVLHVKSMTGVAPKNVRVDDHEVNMTNKEDEEVKKKLVTEALVSKVFASISTVKASYAHLQYAQSPYDPDGIQAADKLLVSELKTLSELKQCWFKKQFDFDPSLEGAIVVAESKELKSVTKTYKIMAKKLESQARLRDSEIMFLKEKLEEAIKQNKSIEKKLNQSPTHFISLSSLDNLHISGLSPTHFIYVLRHTVRSIRSFVKLLVNEMRSSNWDIDASVNAIVEENVVYWKEDHKCFAIESFVCREMFDSFNFPNFNLSNESIPDRNKTQFFFGRFNELKSMKAREFLALKPSSTSFAKFCRVKYLRLVHPKMEASFFGEMKHRNILNAGEFPLGNNFFTSFAEMAKRIWLLHCLAFSFEPHVEIFQVGKTCRFSDVYMESVVNLNDEVVEAVESEPQVGFTVIPGFKIGKTVLQCQVYLSQKQAEGKNVNSMKQR, via the coding sequence ATGGAATCCGTTAAGCCTTCAGCAGTGACACCGCGAAAGAGTAAATTGGCTCGCACTTTTTCAAAAGTTCTTCATGTAAAATCAATGACTGGAGTTGCACCAAAGAATGTTAGAGTTGATGATCATGAAGTGAACATGACAAACAAAGAAGATGAAGAGGTTAAGAAAAAACTGGTCACAGAAGCTTTGGTTTCAAAAGTTTTTGCTAGCATTTCAACTGTTAAAGCTTCATATGCTCATCTACAATATGCTCAATCACCTTATGACCCTGATGGAATTCAAGCTGCTGATAAATTACTTGTCTCAGAGTTGAAGACTTTATCTGAGCTAAAGCAATGTTGGTTcaaaaaacaatttgattttGATCCTTCACTTGAGGGAGCAATTGTTGTAGCTGAATCAAAGGAGCTTAAGAGTGTTACAAAAACCTATAAGATCATGGCAAAGAAGTTAGAATCGCAGGCGCGACTTCGAGACTCTGAGATCATGTTTCTTAAAGAGAAGTTAGAGGAAGCAATTAAGCAAAACAAGTCAATTGAGAAGAAGTTAAATCAAAGTCCTAcacattttatatcattatCTTCACTTGATAATCTTCATATTTCAGGACTAAGTCCTACACATTTTATATATGTTCTTCGACACACGGTTAGGTCGATTCGAAGCTTTGTGAAGTTGTTAGTGAATGAGATGAGATCTTCTAATTGGGATATTGATGCATCTGTGAATGCTATTGTTGAAGAGAATGTGGTTTATTGGAAAGAAGATCACAAGTGTTTTGCCATTGAGTCTTTTGTTTGTAGGGAaatgtttgattcattcaactTCCCTAATTTCAATCTTTCAAATGAGTCAATTCCTGATagaaacaaaacacaattctTCTTTGGGAGGTTCAATGAGTTAAAATCTATGAAAGCAAGGGAATTTCTTGCTTTGAAACCAAGTTCAACAAGTTTTGCAAAGTTTTGCAGGGTCAAATACTTGAGACTAGTTCACCCAAAAATGGAGGCATCTTTTTTTGGTGAAATGAAACATAGGAACATTTTGAATGCTGGAGAATTTCCACTTGGCAATAATTTCTTCACATCATTTGCTGAGATGGCTAAAAGGATTTGGCTCTTGCATTGCTTAGCATTTTCTTTTGAACCTCATGTTGAAATCTTTCAAGTAGGGAAAACGTGTAGATTCTCTGATGTGTACATGGAGAGTGTTGTAAATTTGAATGATGAAGTAGTAGAAGCAGTGGAATCTGAACCACAAGTTGGTTTCACTGTAATTCCAGGTTTTAAGATTGGTAAAACTGTTTTACAGTGCCAAGTTTACTTATCACAGAAACAAGCTGAGGGTAAAAATGTCAATTCCATGAAGCAAAGGTAG